One Choloepus didactylus isolate mChoDid1 chromosome 8, mChoDid1.pri, whole genome shotgun sequence DNA window includes the following coding sequences:
- the KRT5 gene encoding keratin, type II cytoskeletal 5: MSRQSSVSFRSGGSRSFSAASAITPGISRTSFSSVSRSGGGGGGFGRVSTGGAGGFGSRSLYNVGGSRKIAISASGGGFRNRFAAGAGGGYGFGGGAGSGFGFGGGAGGGFGLGGGAGFGGGYGGSGFPVCPPGGIQEVTVNQSLLTPLNLQIDPTIQRVRTEEREQIKTLNNKFASFIDKVRFLEQQNKVLDTKWTLLQEQGTKTIRQNLDPLFEQYINNLRRQLDSILGERGRLDAELRNMQDLVEDFKNKYEDEINKRTTAENEFVMLKKDVDAAYMNKVELEAKADALMDEINFLKIFFEAELSQMQTHISDTSVVLSMDNNRSLDLDSIIAEVKAQYEDIANRSRTEAESWYQTKYEELQQTAGRHGDDLRNTKHEISEMNRMIQRLRAEIDNVKKQCANLQSAIAEAEQRGELALKDARNKLAELEDALQKAKQDMARLLKEYQELMNTKLALDVEIATYRKLLEGEECRLTGEGVGPVNISVVTNSISSAYGGGGGLGGSVGGPLGGALSGGLISGLGASSGGYYSSSSGGIGLSGGLGAGGSGFSAGSGRGTGVGFGTGGGSSSSVKFVSTTSSTRKSFKS, from the exons ATGTCTCGCCAATCGAGCGTGTCTTTTCGGAGCGGGGGCAGCCGGAGCTTCAGCGCCGCCTCAGCCATCACCCCGGGCATCTCCCGCACCAGTTTCAGCTCTGTGTCCCGGTCTGGGGGTGGCGGTGGTGGCTTTGGCAGGGTCAGCACTGGTGGAGCAGGTGGCTTTGGCAGCCGGAGCCTCTACAACGTGGGGGGCTCCAGGAAGATCGCCATCAGTGCTAGTGGCGGTGGCTTCAGGAACCGATTTGCTGCTGGTGCTGGAGGCGGCTATGGCTTTGGAGGTGGAGCCGGGAGCGGATTTGGTTTTGGCGGTGGAGCTGGTGGTGGCTTTGGGCTCGGTGGCGGAGCTGGCTTTGGAGGTGGCTATGGCGGCTCTGGCTTCCCCGTCTGCCCCCCTGGAGGCATCCAAGAGGTCACCGTCAACCAGAGCCTCTTGACTCCCCTCAATCTGCAAATCGACCCCACCATCCAGCGGGTGAGGACTGAGGAGAGGGAGCAGATCAAGACCCTCAACAACAAGTTTGCCTCCTTCATCGACAAG GTGCGCTTCCTGGAGCAGCAGAACAAAGTTCTGGACACCAAGTGGACCCTGCTCCAGGAGCAGGGCACCAAGACCATAAGGCAGAACCTGGATCCTCTGTTTGAGCAGTACATCAATAACCTCAGGAGGCAGCTGGACTCCATCCTCGGGGAGAGAGGCCGCCTGGACGCGGAGCTGAGGAACATGCAGGACTTGGTGGAGGACTTCAAGAACAA GTACGAAGATGAAATCAACAAGCGAACCACCGCTGAGAATGAGTTTGTGATGCTGAAGAAG GACGTGGACGCTGCTTACATGAACAAGGTAGAGTTGGAGGCCAAGGCTGATGCGCTGATGGATGAGATCAACTTCCTGAAGATATTCTTTGAGGCG GAGCTGTCTCAGATGCAGACCCACATCTCGGACACATCCGTGGTCCTCTCCATGGACAACAACCGCTCCCTGGACCTGGACAGCATCATCGCCGAGGTCAAGGCCCAGTACGAGGACATTGCCAACCGCAGCCGGACGGAAGCCGAGAGCTGGTACCAGACCAAG TATGAGGAGCTGCAGCAGACAGCTGGGCGGCATGGCGATGACCTGCGCAACACCAAGCACGAGATTTCTGAGATGAACCGCATGATCCAGAGGCTGAGAGCCGAGATTGACAATGTCAAGAAGCAG TGCGCCAACCTGCAGTCAGCCATCGCTGAGGCCGAACAGCGAGGGGAGCTGGCCCTCAAGGATGCCAGGAACAAGCTGGCAGAGCTGGAGGATGCCCTGCAGAAGGCCAAACAGGACATGGCCCGACTGCTGAAAGAGTACCAGGAGCTGATGAACACCAAGCTGGCCCTGGACGTGGAGATCGCCACCTACCGCAAGCTGCTGGAGGGCGAGGAGTGCAG acTGACTGGAGAAGGAGTTGGACCAGTCAACATCT CTGTTGTCACAAACAGTATCTCCTCTGCCTATGGTGGAGGCGGTGGCCTTGGCGGTAGCGTTGGTGGTCCTCTTGGCGGTGCTCTTAGCGGAGGTCTCATCAGTGGTCTTGGAGCCAGCAGCGGGGGTTACTACTCCAGCAGCAGTGGGGGCATTGGCCTAAGTGGTGGGCTCGGCGCTGGGGGCTCTGGCTTCAGTGCGGGCAGTGGCCGAGGCACAGGAGTGGGCTTTGGCACTGGCGGAGGCAGCAGCTCCAGCGTCAAATTtgtctccaccacctcctccacccgGAAGAGCTTCAAGAGCTAA